One window of the Eucalyptus grandis isolate ANBG69807.140 chromosome 6, ASM1654582v1, whole genome shotgun sequence genome contains the following:
- the LOC104451915 gene encoding LEAF RUST 10 DISEASE-RESISTANCE LOCUS RECEPTOR-LIKE PROTEIN KINASE-like 2.1, whose amino-acid sequence MLKLANRDYEEEEARIWDEAYGPKIALGECYHSVNLSAIQDIEANVTLDALKAAIKQGFGMQWPDDDGLCQKCLKSGGQCGQVQNSGEFTCYCRERSHSSSCPAFLAALSVSMTTVLLICFIRKTNLFKKERSENHCDVDEFMRNHGSLVPRRYKYTDVKKMTNSLSVNVGQGGYGVVYKGKLKDGRPVAVKFLKESKGNGEEFINEVTSISRTAHVNIVALLGFCYEKNRRALIYEYMPNGSLDKYLPSQGASSATGPLEWKISYKVALGVARGLEYLHRGCSTRILHFDIKPQNILLDQDFVPKISDFGLAKLCKGRESVVSMNFGGVSHKSDVYSYGMLVLEMVGGRNNYDAQLSKGSQMYFPELVYRHLEPDKGLQLRGINTPEEEETARKMIIVSIWCIQTNPSNRPSISKVIEMLEGSLDLLPIPPIPYLTSPPVSPKHFETTTSSSSVFINSKGQEVDKL is encoded by the exons ATGTTGAAGCTCGCCAATAGAGACTACGAAGAAGAGGAAGCTAGAATTTGGGATGAAGCATATGGACCGAAGATTGCATTGGGTGAG TGTTATCATTCGGTAAACCTGTCGGCGATTCAGGACATTGAGGCAAACGTGACCCTGGACGCCCTAAAAGCAGCAATCAAGCAGGGGTTTGGGATGCAGTGGCCAGATGACGACGGTTTGTGTCAAAAATGTCTCAAGTCGGGCGGGCAGTGTGGACAGGTTCAGAACTCTGGCGAATTCACCTGTTATTGCCGCGAGCGGTCCCACTCATCGAGTTGCCCAG CTTTTCTGGCCGCGCTTAGTGTCTCCATGACTACCGTCCTGCTGATTTGCTTTATTAGGAAGACTAACCTTTTCAAAAAGGAGAGGAGTGAAAATCACTGTGATGTTGACGAGTTCATGAGGAATCATGGGTCTCTTGTTCCAAGAAGATATAAGTACACCGATGTCAAGAAAATGACGAACTCCCTTTCCGTGAATGTTGGTCAAGGAGGATACGGTGTGGTTTATAAAGGAAAGCTTAAAGATGGTCGCCCCGTCGCAGTAAAATTCCTTAAGGAGTCCAAAGGTAATGGAGAAGAGTTCATCAATGAAGTCACAAGTATCAGCAGAACAGCCCACGTAAACATCGTCGCTCTTTTAGGTTTCTGCTATGAGAAGAATAGAAGAGCTTTGATATATGAGTATATGCCCAACGGGTCTCTAGACAAGTATCTTCCTAGTCAAGGAGCTTCGAGTGCAACTGGTCCTCTAGAATGGAAAATCTCATACAAAGTTGCACTGGGCGTTGCTCGAGGGCTTGAGTACCTTCACCGTGGCTGCAGCACTAGGATTTTGCATTTTGATATAAAACCTCAAAATATCCTACTCGATCAAGACTTTGTTCcgaaaatttcagattttggccTTGCCAAGCTGTGCAAAGGGAGGGAGAGTGTTGTGTCAAT GAATTTCGGAGGAGTCTCTCACAAGTCTGATGTCTACAGTTACGGAATGTTGGTTCTTGAAATGGTAGGCGGCAGAAATAATTATGATGCTCAACTATCGAAGGGTAGCCAAATGTACTTCCCGGAGTTGGTATATAGGCATCTCGAGCCAGACAAAGGTCTGCAATTGAGGGGAATCAACAcacctgaggaggaggagacagCAAGAAAGATGATCATTGTGAGTATATGGTGCATTCAAACTAATCCATCAAATCGACCTTCGATTTCTAAGGTGATAGAGATGTTAGAAGGTAGCCTCGACCTCTTGCCAATACCACCAATACCCTATTTGACTTCTCCACCAGTATCGCCCAAACATTTCGAAACAACCACATCGTCGTCATCAGTGTTCATCAACAGCAAGGGCCAGGAGGTGGATAAACTGTGA